From the Mycobacterium sp. DL592 genome, the window GGGGCCCGGTGTGGTGCTCATCCCGGAGATGCCGGGCGCGCACCCGGGTGTGCTCGCGCTCGGAAATTATCTGGTGGACAACGGTTTCACGGTGGCCATCCCGTCCCTGTACGGGACCCCGGGTGCGCCGGGGATCCGTCCGGGGATGGTGCCGGTGCTTGTGCGCGGGTGCGTGACTAAGGAATTCGCGGCGTTCGCGACGAACAAGGACCGCCCGGTCTCGCATTACCTGCGGGCGCTGGCGCGCGACCTCAAGGAGAAGACCGGCAGCAAGGGCGTCGGCGTCATCGGGCAGTGCTTCTCGGGTGGTTTCGCCCTGGCCGCAGCCGTCGACGACAGCGTGCTGGCACCGGTGCTCAGCCAGCCGTCGGTGCCGATCCCGTTGACCGCCAAGCAGAAGCGCGACCCCGGACTGTCCGAGGCCGAGCTCAAGGTCATCGAGAAGCGCGCGGCCGAGGACGGCCTGTGCGCGCTGGGCTTGCGGTTCAGCGGTGATCCGATGGCGCCCGCGGAACGGTTCCAGACGCTCAAAGCCCGCCTCGGCGACGCGTTCGAGGTCATCGAGATCGACTCGTCGCCGGGTAATGCCGGCGGCTTCGGGCGGATGGCGCACTCGGTGCTGACACTGGAGGTCCGCGAGGAGGAGGGCCAGCAGGCCTACGAGGCCCGCAAGCGGGTTGTCGAGTTCCTCAAGGAACGCCTGACCTGATTCGCAGCGCTTACTCGCGCTCGATCACTGTGAGTCCCGTCGCCGGAGTCCACCATTCGACGACCAGCAGCGTCGCGGCCGCGTTCAGGTGAGTCAGCACGACCTCGTTGATCTCGGTGTGGAAGAGGTCGCCATCGGGTCCTTCGGTGAGAACGGCCAGCCCGGATATCTTGGCCTCGCCCGGCCAGTCGGCCTCGGCGCCGGGTACCGGGTCGACCGTGGCACTGTGCAGGGCGAACCGTGGATCGCGACGCAGATCAGCGCCCTTGCGGGCCTTCGGCATCGACCCGAAGGTCAGCACGCCATCGGTGAAGGTCGCTTCGATGCCGGAGATTCGCGGCGATCCGTCCGCCCG encodes:
- a CDS encoding pyridoxamine 5'-phosphate oxidase family protein encodes the protein MTTWLDVHTAVPEFARRVQALFDAHTHKTIATLRADGSPRISGIEATFTDGVLTFGSMPKARKGADLRRDPRFALHSATVDPVPGAEADWPGEAKISGLAVLTEGPDGDLFHTEINEVVLTHLNAAATLLVVEWWTPATGLTVIERE
- a CDS encoding dienelactone hydrolase family protein, coding for MPGPEADLTGWACEPFSAAGFTHDVYRKGEGPGVVLIPEMPGAHPGVLALGNYLVDNGFTVAIPSLYGTPGAPGIRPGMVPVLVRGCVTKEFAAFATNKDRPVSHYLRALARDLKEKTGSKGVGVIGQCFSGGFALAAAVDDSVLAPVLSQPSVPIPLTAKQKRDPGLSEAELKVIEKRAAEDGLCALGLRFSGDPMAPAERFQTLKARLGDAFEVIEIDSSPGNAGGFGRMAHSVLTLEVREEEGQQAYEARKRVVEFLKERLT